GGCTGGGCTAAGCGGGGGTGCTATCAGCGCACTTTTTAGCCACGCATTGAGTGCGTCCAGCGAAACGCTCTTCAGGTAAATTTCTATATCGGGGTAACGCTCCATCATACGTTTGCCTCACCGGTAATGAGCAGCGCCTGTAGCGTGGCTTCGTAAATCCGGCTTAAATCGTCTAGATCGCTGGCGCGAACGCGCTCATTGACCTTGTGGATGGTATCGTTAAGCGGCCCTAATTCGACCACTTGAGCGCCCAGGGTGGCAATAAAGCGGCCATCAGACGTGCCGCCGCTGGTTGAAAGCGTTGGCCGTAGGCCGGTCACCGCTTCAACGCCTTTCACGGCCGCGTCGACAAGCTCGCCTTTTGCAGTCAAAAATGGCTCGCCATTGAGCGTCCAGTCTACCTGATACTCAAGCGCATACTGGTTCAAAATCGCATGCGTGCGCGTTTTGAGTTCTTCATGGGTCACCTCGGTGGAGAAGCGGAAGTTAAAGACTACCTCCACGTCGCCAGGAATCACGTTGGTGGCGCCGGTGCCTGCCCGCAGGTTGGAAATTTGAAAGCTGGTGGCTGGGAAGAAATCGTTGCCAGCGTCCCAGTGCTCGTTGGTGAGCGCCGTTAGCGCAGGCATCGCTTGATGAATAGGGTTGCGCGCCAAATGCGGATAAGCCACGTGACCTTGAATGCCTTTGATGTGCAGCACGCCGCCGAGCGAACCGCGGCGCCCGTTTTTAATCACATCGCCCAGGCGCTCGGTTGAAGAGGGCTCGCCGACGATGCAGTAATCAAGGCGCTCATTGCGCTCGCGTAAATGCTCAACTACCGCGCGGGTGCCGTCCACCGCGGGGCCTTCTTCATCGGAGGTGATCAGAAAGGCAATCCGCCCATCGTGCTGAGGGTGGCGAGTCACAAAGCGCTCAACCGCTGTTAGCATTGAGGCCAAGCTGCCTTTCATATCGGCCGCACCGCGGCCGCACAGCATGCCCTCGTCGTCGATACAGGGTTCAAACGGCGGATGCTGCCAATTAACATGGGGACCGCTAGGGACAACGTCAGTATGCCCCGCGAACGCTATGACGGGGCCGTGGTGGCCGCGTATTGCCCAAAAATTTTGCACATCGCCAAACGGCAGGCGCTCAATATGAAAACCGAGCGCCTCCAAGCGCTCGATCATCAGGGGTTGGCAGCCTTCGTCGTCTGGCGTAACCGACGCGCGGCGCAACAGCTCAAAGGCGAGCGTGAGCGTGGGCGACAGTGATTCAGACTCAGTTATGGGCATGCAGCGCCTCGTTTAGGGCGATCGCACTTTTATTGGTCAAGCACTCAATGCGGCCACTTTGCGAATTGCGACGCCATAGCAGGTCATCTTGACCAGCTAATTCGCGCGCAGCGACGGTGTTTACTTCCTGGCCTTGCTCATCCAGCAGCGTAATTTTAGAGCCAGCGGTGATGTACAGGCCGGCTTCAACGGTGCAGCGATCGCCTAGCGGAATGCCGATGCCTGCGTTGGCGCCGATCAAGCAGCCTTCACCTACTTTAATAACCATATTGCCGCCGCCCGAAAGCGTGCCCATGGTCGAGCAGCCGCCGCCAAGGTCAGAGCCTTTGCCAACCATGACGCCGGCTGAAATACGGCCTTCAATCATTCCCGGGCCTTCACTGCCGGCATTGAAGTTGACAAAGCCTTCATGCATGACGGTGGTGCCTTCACCCAAATAGGCGCCCAGGCGCACGCGGGCGGTGTCGGCAATGCGAATACCGGTGGGCACGACGTAGTCGGTCATTTTGGGGAACTTGTCAACGCAGTCCACGG
This DNA window, taken from Vreelandella profundi, encodes the following:
- the dapE gene encoding succinyl-diaminopimelate desuccinylase; the protein is MPITESESLSPTLTLAFELLRRASVTPDDEGCQPLMIERLEALGFHIERLPFGDVQNFWAIRGHHGPVIAFAGHTDVVPSGPHVNWQHPPFEPCIDDEGMLCGRGAADMKGSLASMLTAVERFVTRHPQHDGRIAFLITSDEEGPAVDGTRAVVEHLRERNERLDYCIVGEPSSTERLGDVIKNGRRGSLGGVLHIKGIQGHVAYPHLARNPIHQAMPALTALTNEHWDAGNDFFPATSFQISNLRAGTGATNVIPGDVEVVFNFRFSTEVTHEELKTRTHAILNQYALEYQVDWTLNGEPFLTAKGELVDAAVKGVEAVTGLRPTLSTSGGTSDGRFIATLGAQVVELGPLNDTIHKVNERVRASDLDDLSRIYEATLQALLITGEANV
- the dapD gene encoding 2,3,4,5-tetrahydropyridine-2,6-dicarboxylate N-succinyltransferase, whose amino-acid sequence is MLSFALGIGTQNTQGNWLEVYYPAPLFNPEASLVEAAQQALDAPKGNAAISFLPEDCTRLAKALEAAGHSAQAELAEALSASQRPLVAMFLDTDQAPQSVPEVYLKLHLLSHRLVKPHGLDLTGMFGLLRNIAWTNEGAIDIEELPTRRLKARMAGRALSVDCVDKFPKMTDYVVPTGIRIADTARVRLGAYLGEGTTVMHEGFVNFNAGSEGPGMIEGRISAGVMVGKGSDLGGGCSTMGTLSGGGNMVIKVGEGCLIGANAGIGIPLGDRCTVEAGLYITAGSKITLLDEQGQEVNTVAARELAGQDDLLWRRNSQSGRIECLTNKSAIALNEALHAHN